The Zalophus californianus isolate mZalCal1 chromosome 7, mZalCal1.pri.v2, whole genome shotgun sequence genome includes a region encoding these proteins:
- the LOC118357169 gene encoding histone H2B type 1-B gives MPEPSKSAPAPKKGSKKAITKAQKKDGKKRKRSRKESYSIYVYKVLKQVHPDTGISSKAMGIMNSFVNDIFERIAGEASRLAHYNKRSTITSREIQTAVRLLLPGELAKHAVSEGTKAVTKYTSSK, from the coding sequence ATGCCTGAACCCTCCAAATCTGCTCCGGCCCCGAAGAAGGGCTCCAAGAAGGCCATCACTAAGGCGCAGAAAAAAGACGGCAAGAAGCGCAAGCGCAGCCGCAAGGAGAGCTATTCCATCTACGTGTACAAGGTGTTGAAGCAGGTGCATCCCGACACCGGCATCTCGTCCAAAGCCATGGGCATCATGAACTCGTTCGTCAACGACATCTTCGAGCGCATCGCGGGCGAGGCGTCCCGCCTGGCGCATTACAACAAGCGCTCGACCATCACGTCCCGGGAGATCCAGACGGCCGTGCGCCTGCTGCTGCCCGGGGAGCTGGCCAAGCACGCCGTGTCCGAGGGCACCAAGGCCGTCACCAAGTACACCAGCTCCAAGTGA
- the LOC113926856 gene encoding histone H1.2 — protein MSETAPAAPATAPPVEKAPVKKKAAKKPAGARRKASGPPVSELITKAVAASKERSGVSLAALKKALAAAGYDVEKNNSRIKLGLKSLVSKGTLVQTKGTGASGSFKLNRKAASGEAKPKAKKAGAAKPKKTAGAAKKPKKAAGASTPKKSAKKTPKKAKKPAAAAVAKKVTKSPKKAKAAKPKKAAKSAAKAVKPKTAKPKVAKPKKAAPKKK, from the coding sequence ATGTCGGAGACCGCTCCCGCCGCTCCCGCCACCGCCCCCCCGGTGGAGAAGGCCCCGGTGAAGAAGAAGGCGGCTAAAAAGCCTGCAGGGGCTCGCCGCAAGGCGTCCGGGCCCCCGGTGTCCGAGCTCATCACCAAGGCCGTCGCCGCCTCCAAGGAGCGCAGCGGCGTGTCCCTGGCTGCGCTCAAGAAGGCGCTCGCGGCCGCCGGCTACGACGTGGAGAAGAACAACAGCCGCATCAAGCTGGGCCTCAAGAGCCTGGTGAGCAAGGGCACCCTGGTGCAGACCAAGGGCACCGGCGCCTCGGGCTCCTTCAAGCTCAACAGGAAGGCGGCTTCGGGGGAAGCCAAGCCCAAAGCCAAGAAGGCGGGCGCGGCCAAGCCCAAGAAGACGGCCGGGGCAGCCAAGAAACCCAAGAAGGCCGCGGGGGCGAGCACCCCCAAGAAGAGCGCCAAGAAGACCCCCAAGAAGGCCAAAAAGCCCGCGGCGGCGGCTGTTGCCAAGAAAGTGACCAAGAGTCCGAAGAAGGCGAAGGCTGCCAAGCCCAAGAAGGCCGCCAAGAGCGCAGCTAAGGCTGTGAAGCCCAAGACTGCCAAGCCCAAGGTTGCCAAGCCCAAGAAGGCTGCTCCCAAAAAGAAGTAG
- the LOC118357163 gene encoding histone H2A type 1-E-like → MSGRGKQGGKTRAKAKTRSSRAGLQFPVGRVHRLLRKGNYAERVGAGAPVYLAAVLEYLTAEILELAGNAARDNKKTRIIPRHLQLAIRNDEELNKLLGRVTIAQGGVLPNIQAVLLPKKTESHHKAKGK, encoded by the coding sequence ATGTCTGGACGTGGGAAGCAAGGGGGCAAGACCCGGGCCAAAGCCAAGACGCGCTCGTCGCGGGCCGGCCTGCAGTTCCCGGTGGGCCGCGTCCACCGCCTGCTCCGCAAGGGCAACTACGCCGAGCGGGTCGGGGCCGGCGCGCCCGTGTACCTGGCGGCCGTGCTCGAGTACCTGACGGCCGAGATCCTGGAGCTGGCGGGCAACGCGGCGCGCGACAACAAGAAGACGCGCATCATCCCGCGCCACCTGCAGCTGGCCATCCGCAACGACGAGGAGCTCAACAAGCTGCTGGGCCGCGTGACCATCGCGCAGGGCGGCGTCCTGCCCAACATCCAGGCCGTGCTGCTGCCCAAGAAGACCGAGAGCCACCACAAGGCCAAGGGGAAGTAA